The stretch of DNA catcaacaacaacaacaacaaaaatgcacATCCAGCTTATGAAGTTTTGTAACACCGACCTGACTTTGATCCCAGGTGCAACAAATGTCCTTTCTTCTGGTCAGCCGAGGGTCGACAGTAGATTTTAAAAAGTGGAAATCGTTGCATCAGCCCGATTTTTTTAAACGTGATCCCCAATCTGGGAGGATTTGGGAATGCGGAAATTAGGCTATGCCAGCCAAACGTAAGCAGGGATGTAAAAAAGTACATAGTGGGGGCAGAAGTGGGGAAGTCGCACCGCTCCTCCCATAAAGAAACACTGAGGCTGCAGACTGCTGCAACGACAGCACTGTGGCCTGGCCTGGAAATACAGGATAGACACTGAACtgcaggcaacacacacacacacacatatatccaAAACATCTGCTTCCAGCATCTTTGTTTCAACTTCATGGAATTGATTAACAAACATTCACCACTGTGAACTTGGATTTATTGGAATTATTCAGCAGCATAGATAAGCAATCAATGCCCATTTTTTTCAGCCTATTTATCTTTAAATTTTAACAAATAAGTCAAAATCTGtaaggtaaaaaaataaatcataagtTACATCTTGataagatatatatatttatatatatagcacTGGATGTTTTCATGGAAAACTCTTAACATCTTAACAATGAGGTCAAAGCACAGTTGATGACATTGAGGTATGCAGGTACTGAACATAGATGAATACAACATTTACAGCAATCGATACACTATTGACACCTAAAACACAAAACCATACTGTTACATTAAATTCCACGTTACACCTTAGATCTAGTAACAGATCAGATATAGTATATGAGCTCTGAAAATTATTTGGAATTTCTCTGCATGCGTTTTAAAATCAGAACTTCCTTCAGCCCCCCTTTGTTAAATTAAAAgccatgctttcagctacatcACTCTGTTGGCTATGTATCTGGAGACAGTTTATATGTTTGCTTAGTCACACACAAGACATTTCATGAATGTATTCCTTGAAGTGTTACAGCGTACTGTTGTTCATATCATTTCAAAGTCAGGGACCTGCAAACAGAGAAACCAGAGACATCAGACGGATGACCTCCCTCTGTCAATTATAAGGCCAGGAGAGTTGGAGAGTTGAGGATGTCGACAGATTCAGCCTTGCTGCCTCCACCTTTATGGCTGTCTAGTGCCTCTGTGAGAGAGTCCAGCTCGGGACATGCAAAGGTGAAGACAGACAGGTAGCTGCTGCAGGTGGGGGTGGACGTCACCACAGGAGTGCTGAGAGGCTCCAGGTCGCTGGAAACAGACTTGTACAGAGTCTCCCAGTCCGAGACTCCAAGAGAGCTGCTCAGATCTATGTCTGGGACGGATCGAGCTGTCTCCATTGGAGTTTTCTCCTCCAAACTGGGTAACATATTGTCCAGCAGCCCCTCCTTAATGTCCAGAGAGGGCTCCAGATCGCAGATGTTGATTTCAGCACTGGCACACAGCAAGATATTGGAGTTCCCAGAGATGGCTGTGGACGGATCACTGGGGATGTCCATGTCCTGGAGTGAAGGAGCTTCCTGGGTGCCGTCCTCTGGAAGTCTGTCCACGTCTGGACTGGGTGGTAGCTCTGGGGACCCTGCGGGCTCCTGGAAAATAGACTCAAGCTCTTCTGACATCTGGCATATGGGTTTGTGTGAGGCGAGGATAAATTCGAGGCGTTCTTTCTCTTTCAGGAGGTTGGCTATTTCTGTCTCCAGGGCTGCTTTTTCCTCTTCCAGCTTGTCTGTCTCCTTCAGATAGATCAACATCCAAAATCATCCAACcggaaaacacacaacagtagGAGCAAATGACAGCTGAATAAATGGATCACTGTTTACTTACAGcttgcagtgtgtctgtgagttcCCTCCGTCTGTTGCGACACTTTGCTGCGGCCATTTTATTCCTCTCCCTCCTtatcctctttttctcttcctcctctggagaCAGCTGGCATGCAAAAGAAGTGATTCAGTTATTACCTTGAAGATTCCAGCCATTTCATCCCCTAATCCACTGCATCCGTTCCCAGTTCTCCCTCTGAAGAATGGCAAAAGCATGTTTCGCTGCAATGCGTCTAAAAATAGACCATTGTTGCAGACTTGCTGTGACCTGAATATAAATTGACTGACTAAGGAAGGCACACAGCTTGCATACGGCACCGGAGGAGCGTGCACAACCAGCACTGTTGCACACCAGGAAATCAGATTGACATATGCAAATTGACACTATTGACCATTCTATCCAATAGCAGGTGGACTTCATCTGAGCTAACCTACCTGTTCTGCTTTCCCCTTTCTGGCAGCATTTTTCCCCTTATTCCCGCCTGCTTTGGGTGTTGCCTGCTGAGAGCTTTGTGGTTCATTGGCTTGCTTGCTACCCAGAGACGGAGAGACAGATGTAATAATCGTAGGCTGGACCATCCACTGGAAATCTGGGGTGGAGGAAATTGCTGTAACTGTTGGAACAAATGGGGAGTCTTGAGCGTTCATGTCTTGACAGACCTCCTGAAAAAATGGAAATAATTGACATGAAGACTACaataaggattttttttgttttaattatttcaaGTGGATCTTATTGTTAGAAcaatatctatttttttttaaaaaaatcacatgtcaATGGTCTAAAAACAGAGAGTAGGCAGCATGTGTTATATTTCTTGAAATATACCCCACCAGAAATAGCCTTCTCCAGATCAATATTTGACTTTATCATTGTTTCTGACGTCAACACTGACGCAGAGATGCTGTGGAGTCTCCTGAATGGATTTATTTTTCTCAATGAACCGCTGCATCGACACGCTCACATATGGTATCAGGACGTCGGAATCATAACAACACAATCTACAGGGCTATTTTTCCA from Parambassis ranga chromosome 22, fParRan2.1, whole genome shotgun sequence encodes:
- the fosaa gene encoding proto-oncogene c-Fos encodes the protein MSSRWVKNLTPDMDSDSSTCRTESPVGTLCQKTPEEASSPASSSESNAKEVCQDMNAQDSPFVPTVTAISSTPDFQWMVQPTIITSVSPSLGSKQANEPQSSQQATPKAGGNKGKNAARKGKAEQLSPEEEEKKRIRRERNKMAAAKCRNRRRELTDTLQAETDKLEEEKAALETEIANLLKEKERLEFILASHKPICQMSEELESIFQEPAGSPELPPSPDVDRLPEDGTQEAPSLQDMDIPSDPSTAISGNSNILLCASAEINICDLEPSLDIKEGLLDNMLPSLEEKTPMETARSVPDIDLSSSLGVSDWETLYKSVSSDLEPLSTPVVTSTPTCSSYLSVFTFACPELDSLTEALDSHKGGGSKAESVDILNSPTLLAL